The DNA sequence ACAACAAAGAGGTGGATTGGCAATTTTTTTagctatttatttaattttacaatATTTTAGTATTATCACCACCAtatcaaaaatgtattaataatttaACTAAATTCAACAAATCAACAATAATGAGGTTTGAGactaaaagcagtattaaacctaaaagcaaacatttattatatcgcaGCTTTACAGGtcttagatgttatggctgcattcattttattttatttttttaactggtgattctgccagtaagtttgttatttgatagaacaagctgtcctgcagatgtgacagagggttgagacaaattaTTTACCACTAACAAGGGTgattacagtgatcagcttttatgtaaattATTTTGAAAATTAttatgtaaatcctttatcccaTAAGGAACAGAACTGTTTGCTATAACTACTGATAAAGtgatagctggagtttggcttcaatgtgtagtgtatctaaatttgctagttcATTTAACAATACcctacccccagactgacaatgctgctttccaaaagtgtctctgttgctccttcatgcagagtgtaggcactctaatagaagtgtgttactggctagattcccatgtaaaaacagaggggaaaaagctttaaaaaaagaaaacgaatgcagccaccacatctaacaatTGTTAACTTAGCTGCAataaacatttttggttttggttttcatAGCACTTAAATCAAGCATTACAGATTTTTCCTACATTAAACTAGAGTCTGATTAGTAGGGatatacaattacaaaaaaaagatgCCAGTTATGTATTCGCATATGTGTTCTATGTAAGAAACATAACATTTTGTTTTACATAAATCATATGTAAAGCACTGTTTATCATTAAAAGAACAGGAGATAAACAGTTATCACATTTGTAGATCATTTCTTTTCAATTAAAAGCAATATTAATTTGCTCTAGTAAAATGTAGGCATTACTTGTTTGGTAAGGTAGAAGTTATGTCTTATGACCAGAAGAGGGCAAACTTGTCATCCACACATTTTATTTAGCTTCAGCAATATATCTGCTCAAGTTAGCTCAGCTCTCTCCTCCCCCTGGCTCAGTGATTCACCCTCCCATCTCCTCTCTCACACACAAAGAGCTGCTCAATTAACGATCCCAAAGATGTTATTGCAACGCTTGGATTATTTTTGCTAAACCATTAGTGCAATTTTATAAGCAGGCATTTTGGATTACAGAGGATCTATGGTACAACACATTTTGAGGAAACATTGTAAGATATGGACATCAGAGACTGCTGTCTGTGTTGGAAATGGCAAGTAGCTTTCTCCCTTCTCCTTTGTAGCTGGGGCTGGGTCTCTGGGCAGCTTCGTTATTCTATTGTGGAGGAGTCTGATCCAGGGACATGGGTAGGAAATGTAGCTCAGAATCTGGGCATTAAACGTGCAGTTTCTCTGCGCAGATTACATTTATCATCTGGGAAATATCAAAAATATTTTACTGTAAATAAGGAAAATGGAGGCTTGACTGTAAATGATCGGATTGATAGAGAGATCCTGTGTGGATCAAGTGTGAGCTGTGTGTTGCACTTAGAGGTGATTACTGAAAACCCTGTAGAACATTTTACTTTAGACATAGAGATTCAGGATAttaatgataattctcccactttctTATCTAGTAAGCGCATCATTGAGATCACAGAATTATTAGGTCCTGGTGCTAAGTTTACCTTAGATATTGCTAAAGATTTAGATGTTGGTGTTAATGGTGTTAGTCAGTACATATTAAACACAAATCCTTATTTCTCATTGTCTGTAAAGATTCGTAAGGATGGCACTCTCATCCCTCAGCTGATATTAGAGAAGGTGTTAGATAGGGAGGAGAAACAAGAACACAATCTTATTCTCACTGCTATAGATGGAGGAGAACCGGCTAGATCGGGATCCTGTCATATCACAATAACAGTGTTAGATATTAATGATAATCCACCAGTCTTTGATCAGCCAGTGTATAAAATCAACCTTAAGGAAAATCTCCCTTTAAATACTGTTATATTAATGTTAAATGCAACAGATCTTGATGGGGGAGCAAATGGTGAAATCCTGTATTATATTGTTGATCACACAGCAGATTCCATCAAAGACAAATTTGCTTTAAATGAACAGAGTGGTCAGATTTATATTAATGGATCTGTAGATTATGAGGATAACaatttttatgaattttctattaAAGCAGTAGACAAGGGATTTCCTAAGCTAGAAGGTGACTGTGTGGTTCATATAGAAATAGAAGATGTAAATGACAATTATCCTGAGATTTCTTTTGCTTTAATGGCAAATGAGATTCCAGAAAATGTGCCCTTGGGAACTGTTGTGGGTTATATTTATATAGAAGATAGGGACTCTGGGAAAAATGGAGAAATACAGTTTGAACTATCCCCAGATAGTCCATTTAAAACCAGTACTATTAAAAATCGTTATTCATTGATCACTAATGGGATTTTGGATAGAGAAAAAATATCCCAATACACTATAGAGCTAACAGCTACTGATTTAGGCTCTCCAGCTCTGTCCAGTACGACGATTGTTATTCTCAGGGTTTCTGATGTTAATGATAATGCTCCAACATTTACACAATCTACCTATAATGCCTTCATTAAGGAGAACAGTGACCCAGGGACTCTTCTATGTACAGTGTCTGCTACTGATGCAGATGAGGGGGTGAATGCTGAACTAGTTTACTCCATAGTGGAGACCCAGATAGATGGATCATCTGTATCATCTTTTGTTTACATTAATTCTAATAATGGTGATATATATGTTCAGCGTTCTTTTGACTATGAacacattcagactttacaaatcACCATAAAAGTAGAGGATTCTGGATCTCCAAAGTTATTTTCTGCTGTCCCTGTCTTTATATTTATATTGGATACAAATGACAACTCCCCCACACTGCTGTATCCGGAGCATTCTGAGGATCTCATTGTGCAGGAGAGGATCCCAAAATCTACAAGTGCTGGATATTTGGTGACAAAATTGACTGCAGTGGATCTGGACTCTGGTCACAATGCCTGGTTGGCCTTTACCCTCATTGATCCTACCGGTGCTTCCCTATTCCAAGTGTCTAAACATACAGGAGAGGTCAGGACTCTACAAGGTTTTCAAGAAACAGAAAATACAGAGCAGCAACTTATCATTTCTATCAATGACCATGGGGATCCCCAATTATCTACTACTGTCACTATACTTGTAAGTATAGCAGATGATATTTTAGTAGAGAGACGAAAATCTGGTGATGTATTTACACATCCTAAAGCATCATCAGATATGACTTTATATTTAATTGTTTCTCTTGTAGCTATCAGTTTAGTTTCCCTTGTGACATTTATTATATTGCTAGTGAGATGTCTGCGAAAGGAAAATTATGATTACAGCAGAAGTTGCTGTTATCTTAGTGGATCTGAGTCCAAGTCATACATAGATCAGTATCAGCCAGCTCTTTTCCTGAACACAGATGGAACCCTAAAATACATGGAGGTCAGGATGGTTCCCCCAGGAGGACAAGGACAATGCTATCAAACTAATGTGCCCCCAGCCGCACAGCAGCGGGATTCAGCTTTTCTTCAGGCTCTGGATTTTCCCCAGTTACGGGAATTAGTTAAAGACAATGATACCTCTTCAGATACAGACTGTTTGAGTGGTCCAAACAAGGTGAGTTGAAGTTTAAATCTAACACCCTTCATCTCCATTTTCATTACACATTTGTGTTAGTGTTTAAAAAATCTTAagcaattttattttaaatatcttGTGAGTGCACATTCACCAAGAAGATACACCCAGAGTGGATGTTCGGTAAAATATTGCAttcattgctttataaatatgccccatatAGTTTGATTTAACCATAGAAAGAATTGTTTAGGAAAATGAGCTAAACTGCAAaatgcaggattaaaaaaaaaataccatacaatAACAGATTGATGAAGGTTTTGCCATTGaagacaatggagttgatttactaaaggggaaGTAGGCAGTTCACTTGTTTACTTAATATTTTTTCAGTTCTGTAGGTGCTGTAAGTGTTTTCTGGTTCACATGGGAGGATATTGTATTCCCtgtatatttttttacttgtagCAGGGAACTGATGTACAATTTTCTGGGGGTTTGGGAGCTGTTGTGATAAAGAGACCTGTTAGCAGAAGCATAGTGGTAAATCAAGGTCAGATAAGAACAGAATCTGAATATATACACACAGGAGAGCAAGTACAGCATCTGGATAGACAAACAGTAGTAAAGCATAGCAGTTGATAGTTGCAGGGAACAGAAGTAACTGGTCTTCTTCCTGAAGGTACAGAGGCAACAAGACCCAAAGAATCGCCTAGCTGGACAAACACAGACAGCAGAACAGACAGACAGGATTAGAAGTCAAATCCAATGCAGACAAACATTATCATAAACTGAAAGCATTATTAAACACAagagcaaaaatgtattatatagcaGCTTATTATttcttagttttctttttaaggcttcatctcttttattttcatctggtgaaccagccagtaagtctgttccttttttaaaaaaaagctctcttgcagttacagggatgagacagaccatttaacactgatgGGGTGCTTAAACTGATTAGCTTTTATTtgctgtaaaacctttatcccaaagtttaaaaaactgtgtgctgtaactgcgtataaagtattagctggagcaTAGCTTCAAgttgttactgtatttaaatctgctagtctatctaacattcccctccctccagactgacaatgctgctgtgcaaaggtgcccctgtactccttcatccagTGCGGGGGCACTCTAATgtgggaggtatgttactggctagatcaccaggggaaaacagaggggaaaaaagcctaaaatgaatacagccactacagctaatgattggtaagctgcaatatattacatttttggttttggttttaataccgctttaaaaaaaaaaaatcaaataattccTGTTTGAAACCAATTTTTTGTGTGACTACTTAACATTTATGAATAAAAGCTGTGCTTATATGAAATAATTGAAATATATTATGGAAATTGGTTATGCATTAATAATATTGCAGCCTATAGTAAATAATCTAAAtgcaaaaatagtgcagcgcttgGTGTAGACTGAAGTGAAAACAAATAGTGcaaaaagtgagaaaaaatagTTCACTATATAGTCCGAAATGTTAACACCACTGTGATCAACCAAAAGCCTCCTTCTATGTGAAAATCACCATGCAACAGTCTGTGAGACACCCAATTCTCCAATGAGAATGAGTGGACTCCCATACCGCAGGCACGGAGTCGATCACGCTTGTATGGATGTGACATCCAAAACGGTAATATGGACATCTCTCCTCTAGGAGGGGTCAAGTTAGTGGTTTAGCGCATATAACTCTCCAGATGGGT is a window from the Aquarana catesbeiana isolate 2022-GZ linkage group LG03, ASM4218655v1, whole genome shotgun sequence genome containing:
- the LOC141132494 gene encoding protocadherin gamma-C5-like isoform X27; its protein translation is MDIRDCCLCWKWQVAFSLLLCSWGWVSGQLRYSIVEESDPGTWVGNVAQNLGIKRAVSLRRLHLSSGKYQKYFTVNKENGGLTVNDRIDREILCGSSVSCVLHLEVITENPVEHFTLDIEIQDINDNSPTFLSSKRIIEITELLGPGAKFTLDIAKDLDVGVNGVSQYILNTNPYFSLSVKIRKDGTLIPQLILEKVLDREEKQEHNLILTAIDGGEPARSGSCHITITVLDINDNPPVFDQPVYKINLKENLPLNTVILMLNATDLDGGANGEILYYIVDHTADSIKDKFALNEQSGQIYINGSVDYEDNNFYEFSIKAVDKGFPKLEGDCVVHIEIEDVNDNYPEISFALMANEIPENVPLGTVVGYIYIEDRDSGKNGEIQFELSPDSPFKTSTIKNRYSLITNGILDREKISQYTIELTATDLGSPALSSTTIVILRVSDVNDNAPTFTQSTYNAFIKENSDPGTLLCTVSATDADEGVNAELVYSIVETQIDGSSVSSFVYINSNNGDIYVQRSFDYEHIQTLQITIKVEDSGSPKLFSAVPVFIFILDTNDNSPTLLYPEHSEDLIVQERIPKSTSAGYLVTKLTAVDLDSGHNAWLAFTLIDPTGASLFQVSKHTGEVRTLQGFQETENTEQQLIISINDHGDPQLSTTVTILVSIADDILVERRKSGDVFTHPKASSDMTLYLIVSLVAISLVSLVTFIILLVRCLRKENYDYSRSCCYLSGSESKSYIDQYQPALFLNTDGTLKYMEVRMVPPGGQGQCYQTNVPPAAQQRDSAFLQALDFPQLRELVKDNDTSSDTDCLSGPNKAQPNADWRISQAQRPGPSGAQPTEEAGVWPNNQFETERLQAMILASANEAAEGTSGLGGSTGTMGLSARYGPQFTLQHVPDYRQNVYIPGSTLTPTNAAGKRDGKGGGNKKKSGKKDKK